The DNA region ATTTGCAGATaatattcttattttcttaaagGGTGATGTTCGGAATGTGAGAGCAGTTTTGGAGATCTTTGATCAATTTTATAGGATTTCTTGTCTTAAGTTGAATCCCAATAAAAACTGAAATTTTCTGTGCTGGGATGGAAAACTCAGAAGTTAAAGAGACTCTTGTTGTTAGTGGCTTCAGGTTGGGCTCTTTGCCAGTTAAATATCGGGGGGTCCTCTTAATACCAGGGAGGCTAACAGGCAGAGATTGCAAGCCACTAGTAGAGAGGATTACTAGGAGAATATATTGAGGGGTCGGCAGTATCCTCTGCTGGTCTTCTCCAATTCGTAAAATCTGTTATCCACTCTATGCTGAACTTCTTGTGTTCTGCCTTCATGTTGCCCAAAAATGTCCTGTGGTTGAGAAGAAATGTAAGTCCTTCATGTGGAAAGGAGTTGATGGTGAAGGAAGAGGGCTAAAGTTAAGATGGAAACAATGTCTCCCCAAAGAGGGGGGAGGTTTGGGGTTCAAGGACCTGAGTTCATGGAACAAGGCCTACTGTTTGAAATACATCTGGTTACTGTTCAATAAGGCAGGTTCACTCTGAATAGCATGGGTGACTGCGCATCTTCTGAAAGGCTAGAGTTTTTGGAGTCTGAAAGTGCCTAGTACATGCTCCTATGCatggaggaaaattctcaaattGAGGAAATTTTGCTTACCCCTTAATCAAACATGTTATAGGTGGTGGGAAGGATACTACGTTTTGGTTCGATAACTGGCACTCAAAGAGCCCTTTTCTTAGAGGGCTTGGACGGTGCATGTATGGCATTACTGACGCAACGGAATTAATTGCAATCTGTTCATTTGCGCATGAATtctagaaaataattttttataacatGTTGATtttacgaataccaggaataGGCATCCAACTCGAAACAAATCCGAGAATAGACGAAAGAGCAGGATAGCTTcaaaactttattaaaaaaaaatatcaactgTCTTAACCTAGGGTtttacaaagcttaaataggaattaaaacgtctaaattacacaaaagacataaacttttcctaaaattgcaaaaacgtCATAATAACATgaaaatgcccgtttgaggTCCTAAACAATAGAATTCGTCttaaatctcgtcttttcacgGTCGAAGGCGTGAGTTATGCTCCTGAGGCCGTTTCcctcgaaatagggtcgtcaaaACTTGTTTTTCTCGAGGTACCAATTCGCCACGTCTTCTGCCACATCAATTACTCTCTATGCCAAAGTGGCTGATGTTCTATTAGGAGTTTCTGGGTTGAGAAACTTAGTCCCTTTACAAAAAAGATCACGTTTCTTGGCTTGCTGATAAAAGGGGACGCTTCGCCATATCGAGTGCTTGGGATTCGTTGAGAATTCAGGCACCTAAGTTTGATTATATTGGCACAAACTGGGTTTGGCTCAACCTAACCATTCCAAGTCACAGCTTTATTAGCTGGTTGGCTATCCACAATAAGCTAGCTACTTTGGATAGGGTTGCTAAATGGGGTCTGATGGTGAATACTACATGCCACTTTTGTCATGAGGAGAATGAAAGCAGGAACCATATGTTCTTTTCCTGCCCCTTCATGAAGGAGATTTGGATTAAAGCTCTGCATCAGTGTGGTATAGCTCGGCAAGTAGGGGATACTGGAACATTGAATTTAGTTGGGCTACCAGGCACATCTTAAAGGGAAAGCTGTTCAAGTGATCCTGCTGAAGATAGCATGGAATGCCTACATATACTATACTTGGAGAGCTCTTAACCAGAAGATTCATGATGGTGATGAGCCTCCCATTGAAGGGATATGGTCAACTATTGGTGCTGCAGTTCCAGGACGCCTTTTAGGAGCTaatattattagaaaataatgCAATATTTACTCTCACCAGAAGCAGTTGTTGGGGAGCTGGGGCGTTGCTTTCTGATGTTGACATATCTGTTTGGTCTGCTGCTGCAATGTTTTCATCTTTGTGCCACTGATAAGAGTTAGGGGCCTGTGTGCCATTCGGTTCTGGGTCTGTGTGCCCCTTGTGTAATGGTGGCCCAAAGTGATGTGCTCTTGGTTTTGATAAGTATAAAAAAGAGAGCTGCTTTCtgatcggaaaaaaaaaaaaaagaatttgaaaaacaaGTTTTATATACCGAAGACCGGGGAGAATTCGCAAGGAGCAGAACTATTTGAATTTCTGGGAGGGGGGAAAGGGAAGGATGCATAAATATGTTTGATCGCCACTTACATTTTGGTTGGATTCCGTAAAAACATACCGGTGTTACGTTTTGGTTGGTTTCCGGAAAAACATACCGAGTGTTATTGTAGTTTGGAGTCATTCCAAGTTCCAAACACGATGGTGATTATTCAATACGGACCATTAACAATAACTAGCGTTCACAGCTTGTTTAacagagaaaaaagagaagaggGAGGGGGGGAAGGGGATGGGGATGTGGGGAAGGagatgttttccttttctgtttCCAAAAATAATGATGAGAAAAACAGAATGATTGGATCTAATTGAGACTGTCTCCTTTCCTACCAGTCGAGGCTAGGCAAATGAGTTCAAGCCCAAAGGATGCCGATATTTAGGTGATTAGGTCGACATACTGTTCAGAAGTCCAAAACTGACCGAGCTCAGGTTCGAGCAGAGCGACCACGCTCTAGAATAAAGATAACTTGaacatatatttatgattGTGGATATAAATCATGCATTTGAAAATCAATGTATAGTCTTAACCTCAACTTGGCTCGTGAACATCTCGAAGTGTGTCGATGCTCAACTCAACAGGGCTTGCCCATGTACTGGAAAGATCATCTTGGGTTCGGCTTAAAGCTCAGGATCATACAGTGTAAATGAGCACTGATCAAGTCCTAGCCTGAGTATAGATTGTGAGCCGTTTGAGGGGCTTCTGATGAGCGTTGATCACGGAAAATCTTCGAGATTCATTTATGTCAAGGCCCTTCATCTGGAATATCATGCTAATTGTCGATAGCATCGACTGGTATCTGATCAGGACAGTTTCAAAGATTAACTTCGAGACAGATGAGAAAGGCAATAGTGCATAATTTTCCAGGCGAATGAGGATCTTCCATAACAATGAAATTAAGGATCTTTTTGTTGGCATAACTGTATCCATAAAGGTAATAATCAAGTCTTCCCAATCCGACCACGTCGAAGAAGACCTCATGAAACCCTATAGAGAATTTGTCCAAAAATaaccataaaaaaaagtaaaactatataaatatgagaACGATGCATCGGCAATGAAGGACACTAAGACAGGTACGTACGCAATCATCATAATggcaaaaatttaaataaaagcCACCCGTTTTTTGACTAATACCTGTCAAGTAGGTGCATCCATTAATTACGACATTATCTGTCCAAAGCTAACCCTGCCAGGAGACCCGCAAGCCCAATGGTCCCATTAACTATTATTTCCGCACTTAGCTAGCCGCCCACTGCTTGCTCCAGCTGGCTCGGAACATTTGGCCAACATGGTGTCGACACCTATGCATCGTCTCGGTCTCTCACAGGTCAGCATCGTTTTGTGATCGAACCGGACAGTACCTAGCTGGCTCCTAGAACAAACCCCGGCGACCAGGGAAGGCCATGTGGTCCCTGTCCTGTTCAGTGGAGAAATGGCTTGATTACAACGGGTATATGCGATGGGAAAGGCAGGTTGTTCTTGTCTATTAATATATAGCAATTGATAAACCTTAGGCGGAAGCTCGTTCGATACACAATCATCGACGAGTTGTTCTCGTTTGAAGATCAAAGCATCTAGCTAGTAAAGCTAGTAAAAATTAGATGGATGAATGAATAGGAGAGTGATTGATGATGTGAAGAATCCATGTGTTATGGTGCAGTTGTACGAGGGCATTTCGTCCTTCGATTGGGAAATCAATCGATCCTTCGTTTACATATCACCAGTTGCAAGGATATGCACTATTGAACCATCAAACATGTGATCCCCACTATATACAATTAATGTATAGCCATACTGGCAGTTGGAAGGAGAGAAACCACATGGATCTTGTTTGAAATGAACCTGATTCGAATCTCATCAGTTTTCTCAATTCATCACATATTGACTAAATGTGTTTCGGGCCGTAAGATTAGTGTAGCTTATGGTTCAGTGTCTAAATAAATCCTTGAATACCTTTTTACTAGATGTTCCCAGTTCGACAACACGGTGCGTGTCGACCTAATTAGATCGTTCCATCCAGCTAGGTCCCACGTGGATTTCTTCACTGTGATGTTCCACTGGGCGTTGGTGTCAAATTTATTTGAGGGCCATGCCCATCATCatcaatttctatatataatcGACCGGCCCCTCAGTTCCTAAGCCTTACTTTTCAGtaatttgaagaaaatggGATCCTCAGAGATAACTTCTAGGTCTCTTCGAGCCCAAGCCATCCTCGTGGTGGTTATGGTGGCGCTAGTTGGGTTCTCGGACTCGGACCTGGCTCAGGAGAGGGCCGAGTGCACGGAGCAGTTGGTCAGCCTCGCGCCGTGCCTCCCTTATGTGGGCGGGGACGCCAAGGCCCCAACCCCGGACTGCTGCTCTGGGCTAGGGCAAGTCCTGCAGAAGAGCTTCAGGTGCCTCTGCGTCCTGGTGAAGGACCGGGACGAGCCCAGCCTGGGGCTCAAGATCAACACCACCCTTGCCCTTGGCCTCCCCTCCTCCTGTCACGCCCCAGTCAATATCTCTCAGTGCATCGGTCAGTAATCAATCGACTTTCAGTTACACTACTGCCAGATAATCATATCTGCATGCATGAAGTTTGCATGTGTGTTTTCATCGCAAGAGAAAGGTTGcctgaaattttgaattttgacgCATTAATTATAGAGCTTCTTCGGCTAAATCCAAGCTCCCCCGAAGCGAAGATGTTTTCCGGATATGAGAGTAGCCTAGAGAAGGGAAATAGCACGCAAGTACCTGCTGGTAAGTTGCTTGACCTATCATCATCCTATGACTATATAGTTTCTGGCCCTGGCTCCAAATCATTAGTGGTACGTACATTGGTACGtgaaatttcctatttttagTTCTTTCAGTTGGTATTGCAGAGTGACCTTTTTCCGTGTGTTATCATTCCAGCTAACGGAAATCCGAGTCGAACACAACAGACTGGAGCCAATACAACGAGCGACGGCTCGATAAAGAAGCCAGTACCTGCTCTGAAGGCCGTTCTAGGAGTTGCTGTATGGAAAATCATTGGCAGCTCGAAGATTGGCCTTAAGTAGAACtctttgtttccttttctACTTTTTGATCATGATGTAGTCCTCTATATGGTAGTTAGTTTGGTATGAATATGTTGGAAAGGAGAAGGAATATGATATTATGGCATTACAATTGTGTATGTTGTTGTACTCCATTTCCTTATACAATTATTGTACACCAAACAATATTGAGCAGGAATCGTCTTTCATATTaattgttgtggaaaaaaaatccttttttttttaatgcaagCGATGTATAagttactttctttttttcggtgaatatAAGCTACTTTCTTCTACTCCATATAATAACCAATTGTATACAATCCATATTCCACTAAAGATGCAAATAACTGCACCAACTCCATAACATCATTTCAATTTCCCTAGAATAGAAAGGTTGATCACTTAAGTCGAgctatttcaaattttagtaGATTGATATATAGTTGCAGGAAACGAATTTCTTGCAATGATACgtgaagaaaaaattgatgTTCTACTGAAATTTAAATGAAAACCGGTACGTCATATGTGGCGATAGAAGGACTAGAAGAAACTCCAACTCATAGGGCCATGACTCATGATTAACTGAATCCTGAA from Punica granatum isolate Tunisia-2019 chromosome 3, ASM765513v2, whole genome shotgun sequence includes:
- the LOC116198893 gene encoding protein YLS3-like, with the protein product MGSSEITSRSLRAQAILVVVMVALVGFSDSDLAQERAECTEQLVSLAPCLPYVGGDAKAPTPDCCSGLGQVLQKSFRCLCVLVKDRDEPSLGLKINTTLALGLPSSCHAPVNISQCIELLRLNPSSPEAKMFSGYESSLEKGNSTQVPAANGNPSRTQQTGANTTSDGSIKKPVPALKAVLGVAVWKIIGSSKIGLK